The following coding sequences are from one Methanobrevibacter ruminantium window:
- a CDS encoding carbohydrate kinase family protein: protein MEENNTNIPESSKNVTAEDLGVDEIVYDAINVDVIGFGALNVDKLYKVGHIAEIDGESFIKGEEESPGGSAANTIIGLSKLGCSTSYIGKIAYDEEGDLLEYNLMINDVYLTNLIYAESGNSGKVLGFVSDAGDRALYVDPGVNDEITIDEINPLNVNACKILHYTSFVGDSFNAQKELLPLLADKIVLSFDPGMLYVKKGVEELKEILERTDILLINEGELKILFEDYYKEKLNLSDDDSLSFRDLAANVRNDGIDTVVVKRGSIGAYAINKKDEEVKIPAFECDAVDTTAAGDSFNAGFLYSYLKGYDLAKSCTIANWVASKSVQAIGITGLPNLEELEEFIESL from the coding sequence ATGGAAGAAAATAATACAAATATTCCGGAATCCTCAAAAAATGTAACTGCTGAAGATTTAGGTGTTGATGAGATAGTTTATGATGCAATCAATGTGGATGTAATAGGTTTTGGTGCATTGAATGTGGATAAGCTTTATAAGGTTGGTCACATTGCAGAAATCGATGGTGAAAGTTTCATTAAAGGTGAAGAGGAATCTCCTGGTGGTTCAGCAGCAAATACAATCATAGGCCTTTCAAAGCTTGGATGTTCAACATCTTATATTGGAAAGATTGCATATGATGAGGAAGGAGACTTATTGGAATATAATCTAATGATTAATGATGTTTACTTAACAAATCTCATCTATGCAGAAAGCGGAAATTCTGGAAAGGTTTTGGGATTCGTTTCTGATGCTGGAGATAGGGCTCTTTATGTAGACCCTGGTGTAAATGATGAGATAACCATTGATGAGATAAATCCATTGAATGTCAACGCATGCAAGATACTTCATTACACTTCCTTTGTAGGGGATTCATTCAATGCTCAAAAGGAATTGTTGCCATTATTGGCAGATAAAATTGTCTTAAGCTTTGATCCAGGTATGCTATATGTTAAAAAAGGAGTCGAAGAGCTTAAGGAAATCCTTGAAAGAACTGATATTCTTCTTATTAATGAAGGCGAATTGAAGATATTGTTTGAAGATTATTATAAGGAAAAATTGAATTTGTCTGATGATGATTCATTAAGCTTCAGAGACTTGGCAGCAAATGTTAGAAATGATGGCATTGATACTGTTGTTGTAAAAAGAGGATCTATTGGAGCTTATGCAATAAATAAGAAGGATGAAGAGGTTAAAATACCTGCGTTTGAATGTGATGCAGTTGATACAACTGCTGCAGGAGATTCATTTAATGCTGGATTCCTGTATTCATATCTTAAAGGATATGATTTGGCTAAATCATGTACAATAGCTAATTGGGTTGCTTCAAAATCCGTTCAAGCCATTGGCATTACTGGATTGCCTAATTTAGAGGAATTGGAAGAGTTTATTGAGTCTTTGTAA
- a CDS encoding formylmethanofuran--tetrahydromethanopterin N-formyltransferase has translation MANYDKVEDTFFESFDGMYIRALITAEDELTVKEAAYDATATPSAVIGRVEAGVEAFVDGDKTPDGRPGAIVQFWLTDDLKKFEKELSYRIRQDILVKPFTRVFSITENPVGAIGMMESVGHCGDGYEWEIEEFGRKMINVPIAVPDFQIESELAYAEGIMGGNFWYMCSTKEAVLKAGRIIIDTIMEVEGVCTPFGICSAASKPETNFPEIGPSTNHPYCPSLKERLGDESKVPEGVYYIPEIVINATSQEAMNLAIKKAIDAIIDIPGVERISAGNFEGQLGEHKTNLLDILK, from the coding sequence ATGGCAAATTATGATAAGGTTGAAGATACATTCTTTGAATCATTTGATGGAATGTATATCAGAGCATTGATTACAGCGGAAGATGAATTGACTGTAAAGGAAGCAGCTTACGATGCTACAGCTACACCAAGTGCTGTAATTGGAAGAGTTGAAGCAGGTGTGGAAGCTTTTGTAGATGGAGACAAGACTCCGGATGGAAGACCTGGAGCTATTGTTCAATTCTGGCTAACTGATGACTTGAAAAAATTTGAAAAGGAATTATCCTACAGAATTCGTCAAGACATTCTTGTAAAGCCATTTACAAGGGTATTCAGCATAACTGAAAATCCAGTTGGCGCTATTGGAATGATGGAAAGTGTAGGTCATTGTGGAGATGGCTATGAATGGGAAATTGAAGAGTTTGGTAGAAAAATGATCAATGTTCCTATTGCGGTTCCAGATTTCCAGATTGAATCTGAACTTGCTTATGCAGAAGGAATCATGGGCGGTAACTTCTGGTATATGTGTTCTACTAAAGAGGCTGTTTTAAAGGCAGGTAGAATCATCATTGACACTATAATGGAAGTGGAAGGAGTTTGCACTCCATTTGGAATATGCTCTGCAGCAAGTAAGCCTGAAACCAATTTCCCAGAGATTGGTCCAAGTACAAATCATCCTTATTGCCCTTCATTGAAGGAAAGACTCGGAGATGAATCAAAAGTTCCAGAAGGAGTTTATTACATTCCAGAAATAGTTATAAATGCAACCAGTCAGGAAGCTATGAATTTGGCTATTAAAAAAGCTATCGATGCAATAATTGACATTCCTGGTGTTGAAAGGATTTCAGCTGGAAACTTTGAAGGCCAATTAGGTGAACATAAGACCAATTTATTGGATATTTTGAAATAA